A genomic window from Vagococcus sp. CY52-2 includes:
- a CDS encoding 2-hydroxymuconate tautomerase, which translates to MPLVHIELLEGRSLEQKEALVKDVTEAIVKNTGAKTENVHIVISDMTKGNYAVGGKMA; encoded by the coding sequence ATGCCACTTGTCCATATTGAATTATTAGAAGGAAGATCACTAGAACAAAAAGAAGCATTAGTAAAAGATGTGACTGAAGCCATTGTTAAAAATACTGGAGCCAAAACTGAAAATGTGCATATTGTTATTTCTGATATGACAAAAGGAAACTATGCGGTAGGCGGTAAGATGGCATAA
- the secG gene encoding preprotein translocase subunit SecG codes for MYQFLLTLMLVLSILIIIAVMMQPSKQNSAASAFSGGATELFGKTKARGFEAFMKRATTVMGIAWVAVAIALAYLSSK; via the coding sequence ATGTATCAATTTCTATTAACCCTAATGTTAGTTTTATCCATTTTAATTATTATTGCTGTGATGATGCAACCAAGTAAGCAAAATAGTGCTGCTAGTGCGTTTTCAGGTGGTGCAACTGAATTATTTGGTAAAACAAAAGCTCGTGGGTTTGAAGCATTTATGAAACGTGCAACAACGGTTATGGGTATTGCATGGGTTGCAGTGGCTATTGCGCTTGCGTATTTGTCATCAAAATAA
- a CDS encoding carboxylesterase: MKIEPFYSKVSNKAVLLFHAYTGSSNDVRALARRVERAGYSVYAPMFTGHGTNDPMDILEQTSDVWWQDTKRAIDFLKEEGHTQFAVFGLSMGGLFAMKLLETYPDLFVGGGAFSSPLDPTDTTNIYPNFLKYCEYRYDQLNLSVEEKTQKIDTIKEPLDTQLKDISGTVQTVYDGLSDVEKPIFLAQSAKDEMVRAEGVYDAARGMKKAFVEVHWYPNSTHVITVSHDKIQFEQDVVQFIQKLSWE, translated from the coding sequence ATGAAAATAGAACCATTTTATTCAAAAGTAAGCAATAAAGCTGTGTTATTATTCCATGCTTATACAGGGAGTTCAAATGATGTCAGAGCATTAGCTAGAAGAGTTGAAAGAGCAGGTTATTCTGTTTATGCTCCAATGTTTACAGGTCATGGGACAAATGATCCAATGGATATTTTAGAACAAACGTCTGATGTATGGTGGCAAGATACTAAGCGTGCGATAGACTTTTTAAAAGAAGAAGGACATACACAATTTGCTGTATTTGGTTTATCAATGGGTGGATTATTTGCAATGAAGTTGCTTGAAACTTATCCTGATTTATTTGTTGGTGGAGGAGCATTTTCTTCTCCACTTGACCCAACGGATACAACCAATATTTACCCTAATTTTTTGAAATATTGTGAATACCGTTATGATCAATTAAATCTTTCAGTAGAAGAAAAAACACAAAAAATTGATACGATAAAAGAGCCTTTAGATACTCAACTAAAGGATATCAGTGGAACAGTCCAAACCGTTTATGACGGATTATCTGATGTAGAAAAACCAATTTTTCTCGCACAATCAGCCAAAGATGAAATGGTGCGTGCAGAAGGCGTTTATGATGCAGCAAGAGGTATGAAAAAGGCGTTTGTTGAAGTCCATTGGTATCCAAATAGCACTCATGTCATCACAGTGAGCCATGATAAAATTCAATTTGAACAAGATGTGGTTCAATTTATTCAAAAACTATCATGGGAATAG